A window of Hymenobacter siberiensis genomic DNA:
GTCGGCATACGCGCCCAGTACCCAGGCGCCCAGCGGCCGCATCAGAAACCCCACCGCGAAAATCGCGGCCGTATTCAGGAGCTGCGCCGTGGCACTGCCCTGCGGGAAGAACACGGGAGCGAAGTAGAGGGCAAAAGCTGAGTAAGCATACCAGTCGTACCACTCGACAAGGTTGCCAATGGAGCCGCTGACAATGGAGCGCAACCGCGACACCGGCGCAGAGAGGGTAGTTGTAGTCATGGGGCAAATAAACGATTCGCGGCCCGCGATGGCTGAGGCCGCCTGATTTTTTGTGTGCCGGCGACGCTGCTCCAGCGGCCGTAACTTTGCAGCCATGCCGGGCAATAACAAGCCTATACCCAAAAGGATAGCCACCTTTCATATTACACAAATGTTAAAACAAGAACTAGAAGTACTGCTTGCCCCCGAAGTTGCGTTTGATGAGCTGGCCCGCTACGAAGCCATTTTACAACAGGCCGGCCTGGCCCCGGGCGAAGCCGATTTTGTGCATTTACGCCGGCGTTCTATTGATGCCCGGGGCCGGCAACCCCTGGTACGACTACGCGCCGACATCTACAGGAGCGCCCCACCGAGTGAGCTATTTGGACCATGGTTTGTTTATCCAAATGTGAAAGTAAATAGCCCCCGGGTTCTCATCATCGGGGCGGGCCCAGCGGGGTTATTTGCGGCGTTGCGTTGCCTGGAGTTGGGTCTGAAACCGATTGTGCTGGAGCGCGGGCGAGACGTGCGCGCCCGCCGCCGCGACCTCGCTGCCATCAACAAAGACCAGCTGGTAAACTCCGATTCCAATTACTGTTTTGGCGAAGGCGGGGCCGGCACGTATTCCGATGGCAAGCTGTATACCCGCGCCACCAAGCGCGGCGATGTGGGCAGCGTGCTCCGCCGCCTGGTGCAGCACGGCGCGACACCCGACATTCTAGTGGACGCTCACCCCCACATCGGCACCAACAAATTGCCGGCTGTGGTGCAGGCCCTGCGCGAGGCCATCATCGAAGCCGGCGGCGAGGTGCATTTCGAAACCCGCGTGACCGACCTGCTGCTCGATAATAACCAGCTGCGCGGCGTGGTCACGGCTACCGGCGTGACCATCGAGGCGGAGGCCACCATTCTGGCCACCGGCCATTCGGCCCGCGACATTTACGAGCTGCTGCACCGGCGCGGCGTGCTCATCGAGGCCAAGCCCTTTGCGCTGGGCGTGCGCGTCGAGCATCCGCAGGAGCTGATTGACCAGGCCCAGTACCGCCGGATTGACCGCGGCCTGCTACCGGCCGCCTCCTACTCGCTCGTGCACCAAACGGAGGTGCGCGGCGAGCAGCGCGGCGTGTTCTCCTTTTGCATGTGCCCGGGCGGCTTCATAGTGCCGGCAGCCACGGCCCCGGGCGAGGTAGTGGTGAACGGCATGAGCCCGAGCCGCCGCGACTCGCGCTTTGCCAACTCCGGCATTGTGGCCGCCGTGGAGCTGGCCGACATGGACGTGAAGCAGCACGGCCCGCTGGCCGGCCTGCACTTTCAGCAGCAGATTGAGCAGCTGGCCTGCCGGGCGGCGGGCGGCACGCAGCGGGCCCCGGCCCAGCTGCTCGGCGACTTTCTCAAAAACAAACAGTCCGGCAGCCTGCTCGAAACGTCGTACCAGCCCGGCCTGGTGTCGGTGCAGATGGACGACGTGCTGGGGCCGGTGCTGGCCGAGCGCCTGCGCCAGGGCTTCCGCGACTTTGGCCGGAAGATTCCCGGCTACGCCACCAACGCCGCCCAGATTGTGGGCGTGGAAAGCCGGACCTCGGCCCCCATCCGCATCCCGCGCGACAAGGATACGCTGCGGCACCCGGTGGTGGCGGGGCTGTACCCGTGCGGCGAGGGCGCGGGCTACGCGGGTGGCATCGTGTCGGCGGCCATGGACGGCGAGCGCTGCGCCGAGGCCGTGCGGGCGGCGGTGCGCCGCTAGCCTTTATTGCTCAGCCAAACGGGCACCCTTCGGCGGGCCCGCGCGTTAGGCTGGCCGATGCGGTGGCCTTTTCGTACTACTGAACTTACCTCAACAATCCGCACCCGCCCGCCGGGTGCCCGTTACTATCCAATTATGAAAAAGACTCTTGTTCTCGGCGCCTCCGATAATCCGGCCCGCTACTCGTACCGGGCGGCGCACATGCTCAAAAACCACGGCCACGAGGTAGTGCCCGTCGGCATTCGCAAAGGCCAGGTGGCCGGGCTCGACATTCACACCGACCGGCCCCAAGAAACGGATATCGATACCGTGACGCTCTACGTGGGCCCGCAAAACCAGCCCACCTGGTACGACTACATTCTGGACCTGAAGCCCAAGCGCATCCTCTTCAACCCCGGCACCGAAAACCCCGAGCTGGAACGCCTGGCCCAGCAGCGCGGCATCCAGACGGAGGAAGCCTGCACGTTGGTACTGCTCTCGATTGGGCAGTATTAATAGAAGCAAAATTTCGAATCGCGTACCCCCCGAAACCCAGTTTCGGGGGGTACGACTGCTTTTATGGGTTTGCCAAAGGCACTTGGCAAGGGTCTAATGCTGCATCTTTTTGGCCTGATTACGTATCGTAGCCGGGGCTATTGCGCCCGAATTTTGTACCGTCAAACTGAGGCTATCCGAAATGCCGGCAGCCCGCGCAAATACCTATTCCTCATAGTTAAGTAGTACATCGTACTCCAGGGTGGTTGGCCTGCCAAGCAGTATAGCTCCCAAACAGCGTAAGTGCCTACGATTAGTCAACCCTGCCAACTCACTCTATTTATGAAACCGCTTCTTCTCACTTCTTTGGGCCTGTTGCTGGGCACTTCGGCCTTTGCTCAGCACACCAACATGCCGGGCATGGATATGTCGACGCCGATGCCCGCACCCAAGGCAAAGGCCAAGTCGGCCGCGCCGGCCATGCCGGAAATGAATATGCCCGGCATGAACATACCCGCCCCGACCGCCACGCCGACTACTCCACCCGCGCCGGCCATGTCTGCAATGCCAAGCATGAACATGGGCACGGCCGCCGACAGCAGCGGCGACACGATGATGGACATGCGCAACTCGTTCTCTAAAAACCTGCCGATGACGCGCCAGGGCTCGGGCACGAGCTGGCACCCCGATTCCTCGCCCATGTACATGCAGATGTACCAATCGAAGGGTTGGGACGTGATGCTGATGTACTCCGCATTCCTACGCTACACCAGTCAGAATTTCAACCATAGCCAGCTACGTGGCGATGCTAATTTCCGCGCTAACACCTACGTAATGGGCATGGCCAACCACCTGGTGGGCCAGCGCGGGCTGTTCAGCATCCAGGCCATGGTGTCGGCCGATGCGCTGACGGTGGGCGGCGCGGGCTACCCGCTGCTGTTCCAGACCGGCGAGTCGTGGAAGGGGGAGAAGCTGCACGACCACCAGCACCCGCACGACCTCGTGAGCGCCCTGGCCGTGGGCTACACCTACGCCGCCAGCACCGACGTGGACCTGACCGCCTACCTGGGCTACCCCGGCGAGCCGGCCATTGGGCCGCCCGTGTTCATGCACCGGCCCTCGGCGGCCAACCTGCCGGCGGCCCCGCTGGGCCACCACTGGCAGGATGCCACCCACATTCAGTTCGGCGTGGCCACGCTGGGCGTGCGCTACCGCAACGCCAAGCTCGAAGGCTCGCTCTTCACCGGCCGCGAGCCCAACGAAAACCGCTATAGCTTCGATAAGCCGCGCTTCGACTCCTACAGCGGGCGCCTCTCGGTGAACCCTTCGGATAATCTGGCGCTGCAGGTTTCGGCCGCCCACCTCCAGAGCCCCGAGGAGCTGGAACCCAACGACAACGTGGACCGCACCACGGCCTCGGTGCTGCACAATGCGAATGTGGGCAAGGGGAGCATCCTGTCCTCCACCTTCGTGTGGGGCATGAACCGGCACGACGGCAGTGGCGAGGAAACGACGTATTCCAATTCCTTCCTACTGGAAAGCAACCTGCAGGCCCGCCAGTTCAATCTGTTCACCCGCCTCGAAACCCTCCAGCTGAATTATGGCGAGCTGCTGCTGCCGGCCGCCACCGACGAAGCCGGGCACGCGAACCGGCAGGTATCGGCCTTCACCCTCGGCGCGTCCAAATACATCGCCAAAACTAAAGCCGGCTGGCTCGACCTCGGCCTCACCGGCACCCTCAATACCTATAATACCGACAACACCGCGCTGCTAAATGCCTATGGCAAAAACCCGCTCTCCTTTGAAGTATACCTGCGCTTCATCGCTCCGCGCATGAGCATGAACATGGGCCACGGCGGCATGAAGCACGGCGGCATGAAGGGCATGAAGGGCATGAAGGGCATGAAAATGTAGCGCTGATAACCGGTCAGAATCTAAAAGCAGCGCCCGAGTCCTGGCGCTGCTTTTTTGTTTACTCCGAGGCCAATGCAATGCCGACAAACGCCGTTTATATTTGCCCCCAGAATACGGTGATGGATTGCCACCGCGAACCGCCGGAGCCCCGCGCCCCGCGCTGATGATTCCTACGAAACGGGCGGCCACCGGGGCCGCGCCGCATAGCTCATCATACCGTTCGCCCCCGTGACCCCACGCTTTGCCCTCGCCCGCCTGCGCACCCTCGGCACCACCGCCACCCTCCTTTTCCTACTGCGATGGCTGCTGATTTGCGGCCTGATTGGCGCAATGGCCGGCACCGCCTCGGCGGGGTTTCTGGTGGCCCTCGACTGGGCCACGCGCTGGCGCGAAGCGCATCTCTGGGTTTTGGCGCTGCTGCCGGTAGCGGGTCTACTCATCGGCGGGGCCTACCACTATTTCGGCAATAGCGTGGTGCGCGGCAACAACCTTATTCTGGATGAAATCCACCGCCCCAGCCAGCGGCTGCCGCTGCGCATGGTGCCGCTGGTGCTGGGCGGCACGCTGGCTACGCATCTGTTTGGCGGGTCGGCGGGCCGCGAGGGCACGGCCGTGCAGATGGGCGCGGCCCTGGCCGACCAGCTCACCCGTTGGCTGGGACTGCGCCCCCGCGACCGCCGCCTGCTGCTCATCGCGGGCATGAGCGCGGGGTTTGCTTCCGTGTTTGGCACGCCGCTGGCCGGGGCCGTATTCGGGCTTGAAGTTTTTCTGCTAGGCTCCATTCGCTACGAAGCCGTGCTACCCAGCTTCCTGGCGGCTGTCATGGCTGACTTTGTGACGCGGGCCTGGGGCGTGGGCCACACCCACTACCCCACCCTGGGCGAGCTACCGCTCACGCCACTCCTATTAGGCTGCACCCTGGTGGCGGGCGCGCTGTTTGGGCTGGCGGCCAGGTCATTTGCCACGCTCACGCACACAATCAGCAAGGTTTTTAGCCGCATTGCCTACCCGCCGCTGCGGCCGGTGGTGGGCGGCGTGCTGGTGGCCGGGCTGCTGTGGGCCGTGGGACCGGTGCGCTTTGGCGGGCTGGGCGTGCCGGTTATCGTCGAGGCCTTTCAGCACCCGCTCGCGCCCACCGACTGGGCCCTCAAGCTGGTGCTCACGGCCCTCACGCTCGGCTGCGGCTTCAAGGGGGGCGAGGTCACGCCGCTGTTTTTTATTGGCGCGGCGCTGGGCAGCGCGCTGGCCGTGGTGCTGCCGCTGCCGGTGGCGCTGCTGGCGGCCATGGGCTTCGTGGGCGTGTTTGCCGGCGCGGCCAACACGCCCCTGGCCTGCACGCTCATGGGGCTGGAGTTATTCGGGGCGCATGCTGGCGTGTACCTGGCGCTGGCCTGCGTGGTGGCTTATTTATTTTCAGGCCACCACGGTATTTATGGGTCGCAAGTGGTGGGGCAGGCCAAGCATTTGCGCCTGGGACGGCAGCAAGGCCGCCCGCTAAACGAGCTGCCCTAAACGGGCCTACAGCAGAATATCAAACGTAAGGGCGGGCATCACGAGCAGCTTCCGACGCACGACGCGCATATCATCGGCTTGATAATCAGCTACGAATCCGTTGGTAAACAACACGTTGATACCTGCCCGAAAGTCATTGCTGAAGCGCAGGTTCAGGCCCATGCCGCCGCCCACGTTGAAGTCCGTCAGGGTGCCTTTGTTGTAGCCAAGGTCCCAATGGTAGAGCGAATAAGCGCTACCGATTGCGACGACTGGTTCCAGGCGCGGGTTTTTCAGGGGAATATAATAGGTGAGCAAACCGAGGCCTCCGGCACTAAATTCGTTTTGCCGGTGCGAATCAAACACCTGCGTGGCCACCAGCCGCCCGCCAAAATGCTACCCAAAACGACCTTCCGCCTGCACGCCCAGCACTTTGGGGTTTCCCAAAATGCCCAGGGTAACGGTGTAGTCTCGATAGATAGCGGGCTGAATGGGGGCCTGCTACGCCGCCAGTCGTGAGACAGCCAGCGAGAACACAAGGAATGGTAGCAGTTTTTGCACAATAGTATTGATTAGCGCTTGCGAAACTACTGATTCGAATCAAACAAACGGGGTGCGGCAAAAAACTTCCTCCTCCAGGCAACCTTTCCCGCACTTTCCGCATCTGCCGCCCTAACTCACCATCCTTTCTGCTCCCGTGCCCACCCTTACCGTGACGACCGAAGCCGACCTCATCGCTGCTTGTGTGCAGGGCGAGCACCGGGCCCAGCGCCAGCTCTACGACCAGCTGGCCGGGCTGATGCTCACCGTGTGCCGCCGCTACCTCAAGCGCCGCGAAGATGCCGAAGAAGCCCTGATACTGGGTTTTGCCAAAATGTTCCGGGCCCTGCCCAACTACCGCTTCGAAGGCAGCTTCGAGGGCTGGGTGCGCCGCATCATGGTGAACGAGGCCCTGATGCAGCTGCGCCAGCGCGAGTTGATGACGGTGTCGTTTGAGGACTTTGCCCAGCCTGAAAACCTGGCCACCACCGCCGCCACCGCCGATACTCAGCTCCAGGCCGAAGACCTGATGAACCTGCTGGCCACGTTGCCCACCGGCTACCGCACCGTCTTCAACCTCTACGCCCTGGAAGGCTACGGCCACCAGGAAATTGCCGAGCTGCTGGGCATCAGCGAAGGCACCAGCAAATCGCAGCTGAGCAAGGCCCGCGCCATGCTCCAGCGGCGCGTTCAGTTTTCTACTATAACGACCAACTAGCCTTATGCTACCCGAAAATATTGACGATTTATTCCGCGACAAACTGGACGGCCACGAAACGCCGCCCGGCCACGACCTGTGGACCCGCCTGCAAGCCGGCCCCACCGCGCCCGACGCCCAGCCGGAGCCCGAAGCCAACCGCCTCGACCAGCTTTTCCAAAACCGGTTACACGCCCACGCCACCCCGCCCGGCCGCGAGCTCTGGGAACGCCTCGAAGACGAGCACCTGCACCCACACAAGCGCCGCGCCGCCGCGTGGTGGCCCATGACGCTGGCCGCGGCCGTAGTGCTATTTCTACTGGTGGGCGGCGCGGGCCTGTGGCTGGGCTTTCCGACTGGCAATATTCAACAAACCACCGTTGCTTCGAACCCGGCACAGCACCCCAACGCTGACGCCGACCGTAAAGCCCGCAGTGGCTCGCCTCAATCTGCTACGCCTGACGGTACCACCGGCCCAGATAACAATAGCATAGCCGCCGATAAGCAGCAACCGGCAGTTGCTTCAGCTTCTGATAAAGCGGCTCCCGACGCTGCCGCCCCGCGCATGCCAGGCACTTCGGCAGCGGTAGCTGAAAAAAAACATTTTTTGCAGGCAACCCGCCCCGATGCCCTGGCATCTACCGCACCAAAGGCCAGGATGACCGCCGCCGAGCAGTCGCCGCGCCACCTGCTGGGAAGCCATCGGCAGCCGGACGCTGCTGCCGCCTCGCTCCCGCTCGTGGCCCACGCGCCGGCCCGGCCCACCGCTGCTGACGAGCAGCATCTCACCCCGGCCCCTACTGCCCCCACGGTGGCCACCGCCACTCCTCAACCGGCACCGGATATCATCCGCGCCATTCAGAATCCTGCCCTGGCCCACGCCACCGAGCTCATAACGGTGGATGTACGCAATGGCGCAGCCCCCACCAGTCGGCCCGCGCGCTTCGTTTCCTCGGCCCTGGCGGCAGTGG
This region includes:
- a CDS encoding NAD(P)/FAD-dependent oxidoreductase; the protein is MLKQELEVLLAPEVAFDELARYEAILQQAGLAPGEADFVHLRRRSIDARGRQPLVRLRADIYRSAPPSELFGPWFVYPNVKVNSPRVLIIGAGPAGLFAALRCLELGLKPIVLERGRDVRARRRDLAAINKDQLVNSDSNYCFGEGGAGTYSDGKLYTRATKRGDVGSVLRRLVQHGATPDILVDAHPHIGTNKLPAVVQALREAIIEAGGEVHFETRVTDLLLDNNQLRGVVTATGVTIEAEATILATGHSARDIYELLHRRGVLIEAKPFALGVRVEHPQELIDQAQYRRIDRGLLPAASYSLVHQTEVRGEQRGVFSFCMCPGGFIVPAATAPGEVVVNGMSPSRRDSRFANSGIVAAVELADMDVKQHGPLAGLHFQQQIEQLACRAAGGTQRAPAQLLGDFLKNKQSGSLLETSYQPGLVSVQMDDVLGPVLAERLRQGFRDFGRKIPGYATNAAQIVGVESRTSAPIRIPRDKDTLRHPVVAGLYPCGEGAGYAGGIVSAAMDGERCAEAVRAAVRR
- a CDS encoding CoA-binding protein yields the protein MKKTLVLGASDNPARYSYRAAHMLKNHGHEVVPVGIRKGQVAGLDIHTDRPQETDIDTVTLYVGPQNQPTWYDYILDLKPKRILFNPGTENPELERLAQQRGIQTEEACTLVLLSIGQY
- a CDS encoding voltage-gated chloride channel family protein → MTPRFALARLRTLGTTATLLFLLRWLLICGLIGAMAGTASAGFLVALDWATRWREAHLWVLALLPVAGLLIGGAYHYFGNSVVRGNNLILDEIHRPSQRLPLRMVPLVLGGTLATHLFGGSAGREGTAVQMGAALADQLTRWLGLRPRDRRLLLIAGMSAGFASVFGTPLAGAVFGLEVFLLGSIRYEAVLPSFLAAVMADFVTRAWGVGHTHYPTLGELPLTPLLLGCTLVAGALFGLAARSFATLTHTISKVFSRIAYPPLRPVVGGVLVAGLLWAVGPVRFGGLGVPVIVEAFQHPLAPTDWALKLVLTALTLGCGFKGGEVTPLFFIGAALGSALAVVLPLPVALLAAMGFVGVFAGAANTPLACTLMGLELFGAHAGVYLALACVVAYLFSGHHGIYGSQVVGQAKHLRLGRQQGRPLNELP
- a CDS encoding RNA polymerase sigma factor, with product MPTLTVTTEADLIAACVQGEHRAQRQLYDQLAGLMLTVCRRYLKRREDAEEALILGFAKMFRALPNYRFEGSFEGWVRRIMVNEALMQLRQRELMTVSFEDFAQPENLATTAATADTQLQAEDLMNLLATLPTGYRTVFNLYALEGYGHQEIAELLGISEGTSKSQLSKARAMLQRRVQFSTITTN